One region of Moraxella sp. ZY210820 genomic DNA includes:
- a CDS encoding cysteine hydrolase, producing MSEQTNKQSETIDASHLNMSSNETNIAMATGVLEAMGIGNTAPKQIKSPYAEPDQYGLERPGMSIDPKRVALVVVDPQNDFLSPNGVMWGVLKDSIIENNTVENIETLFKAAKKVDMPVIVSPHYYYPTDHQWEFMAPGENFMHKTDMFARKSAYSMNGFEGSGADFVERYKPYIFDGKTTICSPHKIFGPETSDVVLQLRKRKIDQVILAGMAANLCIESHLRELIEQGFEVAVVKDATAGPRIPEGDGYLAALVNFRLIANDLWTTEQTIKNMGASPL from the coding sequence ATGTCAGAACAAACCAACAAACAATCAGAAACTATCGATGCTTCTCACCTTAATATGTCGAGCAATGAAACAAATATCGCAATGGCTACAGGCGTGTTAGAAGCAATGGGTATTGGTAATACTGCTCCCAAACAAATAAAAAGTCCCTATGCCGAACCAGACCAATACGGACTTGAACGCCCTGGTATGAGTATTGATCCAAAACGTGTTGCTCTTGTGGTAGTCGATCCACAAAATGACTTTTTAAGCCCAAATGGTGTGATGTGGGGTGTATTAAAAGATAGTATTATTGAAAATAATACTGTTGAAAACATCGAGACCTTGTTTAAGGCAGCCAAAAAAGTAGATATGCCCGTCATTGTCTCACCACATTACTATTACCCAACTGACCATCAATGGGAGTTTATGGCACCAGGCGAAAACTTTATGCACAAAACTGATATGTTTGCTCGCAAAAGTGCGTACAGTATGAATGGCTTTGAAGGTTCTGGAGCAGACTTTGTAGAACGCTACAAACCTTATATTTTTGATGGTAAAACCACAATTTGCTCACCACACAAAATCTTTGGACCAGAGACTAGCGATGTTGTACTACAACTTAGAAAACGCAAAATTGACCAAGTAATTTTGGCAGGTATGGCAGCCAATTTATGTATTGAATCTCATCTACGAGAGCTTATAGAACAAGGTTTTGAAGTCGCTGTAGTCAAAGATGCAACTGCAGGACCTCGTATTCCAGAAGGTGATGGCTACTTGGCAGCACTGGTAAACTTCCGCCTAATCGCCAATGATTTATGGACAACCGAACAAACCATTAAAAATATGGGGGCATCTCCGCTGTAA
- the mnmG gene encoding tRNA uridine-5-carboxymethylaminomethyl(34) synthesis enzyme MnmG, which yields MHYPKHYDVIVIGGGHAGTEAALAAARMGRQTLLLTHNIETLGQMSCNPAIGGIGKSHLVREIDALGGAMALAADKGGIQFRILNSRKGAAVRATRAQADRVRYKAAIRHTLENQANLDIFQQPADDLIVEGDTVKGVITQMGVRFDCKTVVLTTGTFLGGVIHIGLQNASGGRAGDPPSIALAHRLRELKLPVGRLKTGTPPRIDARTVDFSVMTPQPGDFPSPVMSFLGDASMHPEQVNCYITHTNEKTHDIIRGGLDRSPMYTGVIEGVGPRYCPSIEDKIHRFADKESHQVFLEPEGLDTHELYPNGISTSLPFDVQFNLVRSIRGMENAHILRPGYAIEYDYFDPQALKYTLETKAINNLYFAGQINGTTGYEEAGAQGLLAGLNAARRAWEQEQWTPQRDQAYLGVLVDDLITLGTKEPYRMFTSRAEYRLMLREDNADQRLTPIGRELGLVDDVRWQAYCEKMEAIETETARLQHLWAAPNNPMGKKFVEMTGADLSKECSAIDLLKRPNIHFGQIAELTGSEVSEQVGEQIEIAVKYEGYINRQHEDVAQLKRLQETKIPNDFDYDGVSGLSREITQKLKTVRPDTLAQASRIQGVTPAAVQLLMISIRKAKK from the coding sequence ATGCACTATCCAAAACATTATGATGTCATCGTGATTGGTGGCGGACACGCAGGTACAGAAGCAGCATTAGCAGCCGCTCGTATGGGGCGACAAACCTTACTTTTAACCCATAATATTGAAACTTTGGGGCAGATGAGTTGTAACCCAGCGATTGGCGGTATTGGTAAATCGCATTTGGTGCGTGAAATTGATGCGTTGGGTGGTGCAATGGCGTTGGCTGCCGATAAAGGTGGGATTCAATTTCGTATTTTAAACTCTCGTAAGGGAGCGGCGGTGCGTGCAACTCGAGCTCAAGCTGACCGTGTGCGTTATAAAGCAGCGATTCGACATACACTTGAAAATCAAGCGAATTTAGATATTTTTCAACAACCTGCTGATGATTTAATCGTTGAAGGCGATACCGTTAAAGGCGTGATTACCCAAATGGGCGTGCGTTTTGATTGTAAAACAGTCGTATTGACGACTGGAACATTTTTAGGTGGTGTCATTCATATTGGTTTACAAAATGCCAGTGGTGGACGTGCAGGAGACCCACCATCGATTGCATTGGCTCATCGTTTACGTGAATTAAAATTGCCTGTGGGACGTCTAAAAACAGGCACACCACCACGCATTGACGCACGCACGGTAGATTTTTCAGTCATGACACCACAACCTGGGGATTTTCCATCACCAGTGATGTCATTTTTGGGTGATGCATCTATGCACCCAGAGCAAGTGAATTGTTATATCACGCATACCAATGAAAAAACTCATGATATTATTCGTGGTGGTTTAGATCGTTCACCAATGTATACAGGTGTGATTGAAGGTGTTGGTCCTCGTTATTGTCCATCGATTGAAGATAAAATTCATCGTTTTGCCGATAAAGAATCACATCAAGTATTTTTAGAGCCAGAGGGCTTAGACACGCACGAACTTTATCCAAATGGAATTTCAACGTCATTACCATTTGATGTGCAATTTAATCTTGTACGTTCAATTCGTGGTATGGAAAATGCACATATTTTACGCCCGGGCTATGCGATTGAATACGATTATTTTGATCCACAAGCATTAAAATATACCTTAGAAACCAAAGCGATAAACAACTTGTATTTTGCAGGACAAATTAATGGAACGACAGGCTATGAAGAAGCTGGGGCTCAAGGTTTATTAGCAGGCTTAAATGCGGCTCGCCGTGCGTGGGAACAGGAACAATGGACACCACAACGTGACCAAGCCTATTTGGGGGTGTTGGTTGATGACCTAATTACGTTGGGTACAAAAGAGCCATATCGAATGTTTACGTCTCGTGCTGAATATCGTTTGATGTTACGTGAAGATAATGCTGACCAGCGTTTAACCCCAATTGGTCGAGAATTAGGCTTGGTTGATGATGTGCGTTGGCAAGCCTATTGTGAAAAAATGGAAGCTATCGAAACAGAAACTGCACGTTTGCAACATTTGTGGGCAGCTCCGAATAATCCAATGGGCAAAAAATTTGTTGAAATGACTGGAGCCGATTTAAGTAAAGAATGTAGTGCAATTGATTTATTAAAACGCCCAAATATCCATTTCGGTCAAATTGCTGAATTAACAGGTTCAGAAGTGAGTGAGCAAGTTGGTGAACAAATTGAAATTGCGGTGAAATACGAAGGCTATATCAACCGTCAGCATGAAGATGTAGCACAGCTCAAACGTTTACAAGAAACCAAAATTCCAAACGATTTTGATTATGATGGCGTGTCTGGTTTATCTCGTGAAATTACGCAAAAGTTAAAAACTGTTCGTCCTGATACTTTGGCTCAAGCAAGTCGTATTCAAGGGGTTACACCTGCTGCCGTGCAGTTGTTGATGATTAGTATTCGTAAAGCGAAGAAATAA
- a CDS encoding DUF481 domain-containing protein, with protein sequence MKKITLLACLVTAVSGTAYAEAPTRLATGSISVDANKPYRLEADVGYSRTTTKNEASKSTKDNLAAHVLFQRQVGVWGQEVRASAISSHDDKSTDNTEQYYLSGKLLHRSSNTVYQFAQLTGEKDSSSAFDYQAAALAGIGFDIIKTQQQSLTAEVGAGVRHSKDRFAPKDTHNEAIGSVAAFYEYQINPMVRFNQDLGYEFGDKSRTLRSRTALSADLTKNFAAVASYNLKDVRADAGDSRTSLTSFGVRYKY encoded by the coding sequence ATGAAAAAAATTACCCTTTTAGCTTGTCTTGTAACAGCAGTAAGTGGTACTGCTTATGCAGAAGCTCCAACACGTTTAGCAACAGGTAGCATTTCAGTTGATGCAAACAAACCATACCGTTTAGAAGCTGATGTTGGTTATTCTCGTACCACAACTAAAAATGAAGCATCAAAAAGCACTAAGGACAACTTAGCTGCTCACGTTTTATTCCAACGCCAAGTGGGTGTATGGGGACAAGAAGTTCGTGCTTCTGCAATTTCTTCACACGATGACAAATCAACCGACAACACTGAACAATACTATTTATCTGGCAAATTATTACACCGTAGTTCAAATACTGTTTATCAATTTGCTCAATTAACAGGCGAAAAAGATTCTAGCAGTGCATTTGATTATCAAGCTGCAGCTCTTGCTGGTATTGGTTTTGATATTATCAAAACTCAACAACAGTCTTTAACTGCTGAAGTTGGTGCTGGTGTACGCCATAGTAAAGATCGTTTTGCACCTAAAGATACACATAATGAAGCGATTGGTTCTGTTGCAGCATTCTATGAATATCAAATCAATCCAATGGTTCGTTTTAACCAAGATTTAGGTTATGAATTTGGCGATAAATCACGTACTTTACGCTCACGTACTGCTTTAAGTGCTGATTTAACTAAGAATTTCGCTGCTGTTGCAAGCTATAACTTAAAAGATGTTCGTGCTGATGCAGGTGATTCTCGTACATCTTTAACATCTTTTGGTGTACGTTATAAATACTAA